One Nicotiana tomentosiformis chromosome 4, ASM39032v3, whole genome shotgun sequence genomic window carries:
- the LOC138909539 gene encoding uncharacterized protein: protein MYYDIANGLAEAFNKTLCNLLKKVVSKFKRDWHERMEEDLWAYMTTYQTPTQATLYLLIYGVEAVLPLERQIPSLRLAIQEEITNEENARLCLEELETLDEKRLESQQSLECYQARLSRCFNKKGVP from the coding sequence ATGTATTATGATATTGCCAATGGACTTGCTGAAGCATTTAACAAGACGCTCTGCAACTTGTTGAAAAAGGTTGTCTCTAAGTTTAAGAGAGATTGGCATGAGAGAATGGAAGAAGACCTTTGGGCTTATATGACCACATATCAAACACCAACGCAAGCGACTCTTTATTTGCTTATTTATGGAGTTGAAGCAGTCCTTCCACTTGAGCGTCAAATCCCATCATTGCGGCTTGCCATTCAAGAAGAAATAACTAATGAAGAAAATGCTCGCTTATGCCTTGAAGAATTGGAAACTCTTGATGAAAAGAGGCTAGAATCTCAACAAAgccttgaatgttatcaagctcgctTGTCTCGATGTTTTAACAAAAAAGGTGTGCCTTAG